The Nitrospirae bacterium CG2_30_53_67 DNA window AGTGGCCCGTCATGCATCCCTGATCGTGGATACCCGGAACGCCCTCAGGAAGGTCCGGGGGAAGCATATTTTCAGACTGTGAGGTTTTGTGGTGAAGAATCGGATCGACCAGGCCCTTGCCGCTCATGAGAAGATGGTTCAGGGCCTGAACCAAGAGATCAAGCAGACGATTGAAACGGCTGCAGAGACGATCTTTCAAGCTTTGAAGAAAGGGAACAAGGTTCTGGTCATGGGGAACGGCGGCTCGGCCGCGGATGCCCAGCATCTGGCCGCGGAATTTGTGGGCCGTTTCCTGCATGAGCGAAAGGCGCTTCCTGCCGTGGCTCTGACCACGGATACCTCGATCCTGACGGCCATAGGGAACGATTACGGGTATGATTCGGTTTTTGTCCGTCAGGTTGAAGCCCTGGCCATGAGGGGGGACGTGGTCATCGGGATCTCTACCAGCGGGCGTTCAAAAAATGTGATTTTTGCTTTGAATCGTGCCGGAGAGATCGGGTGTTTTACTCTCGGACTGACCGGGGGCGGCGGCGGTGACATCTCAAAAATTACCGACCTCTCTCTTGTGGTCCCCTCCAAGGATACCCCGAGAATCCAGGAGGGGCATATTCTGATCATTCACATTCTTTGCGATCTGGTGGAGCAGCGGTTTGTATGAATGTCCTGGTGACGGGTGGAGCAGGGTTTATCGGTTCAACATTGGCGGACCGCCTTGTGGTTCGAGGGGACAGTGTGGTTTGCCTCGATTCCTTTGATGATTTTTATGATCCGTCCCTCAAGAGACGGAACATCCGTGATGTAAGCGGACATCCCCGGTTTGTCCTTGTGGAAGGGGATATCCGCGACACGGATCTGATGAAAGATCTGGCCCGGAAATACCGGGTTGATGCCGTCGTC harbors:
- a CDS encoding phosphoheptose isomerase (catalyzes the isomerization of sedoheptulose 7-phosphate to D-glycero-D-manno-heptose 7-phosphate); translation: MVQGLNQEIKQTIETAAETIFQALKKGNKVLVMGNGGSAADAQHLAAEFVGRFLHERKALPAVALTTDTSILTAIGNDYGYDSVFVRQVEALAMRGDVVIGISTSGRSKNVIFALNRAGEIGCFTLGLTGGGGGDISKITDLSLVVPSKDTPRIQEGHILIIHILCDLVEQRFV